A stretch of the Candidatus Gastranaerophilales bacterium genome encodes the following:
- a CDS encoding ribbon-helix-helix protein, CopG family yields the protein MARVLISMPDEFLERIDSVAGNESRTRSELIREALRSYIHKARVKESAVANKNAAILESLLD from the coding sequence AGAGTACTTATTTCAATGCCCGACGAATTTTTAGAGAGAATTGACAGCGTTGCAGGAAATGAATCAAGAACACGCAGTGAGCTTATCAGAGAAGCACTTCGTTCTTATATTCATAAAGCAAGAGTTAAAGAAAGTGCTGTCGCTAACAAGAATGCAGCTATTTTAGAGTCGCTACTAGACTAA